In Trifolium pratense cultivar HEN17-A07 linkage group LG7, ARS_RC_1.1, whole genome shotgun sequence, a genomic segment contains:
- the LOC123898460 gene encoding (-)-germacrene D synthase-like — translation MTLAAPSPTHADITRPCVNFPPSIWGDVFLQYDSESLEINMKKQIQIEKEEVRKIFLSSKNDIAQKLNFIDSLQRLGISYHFEREMDETLEQIHNSFTNNKEITSTEGGLHFLALAFRLLRQKGHHISSDIFKKFKNNKGNFNEKVSKDVQGMWSLYEATHLKIRGEDILDEAFDFAHAQLNSKTTNQLSPFLYAQISQCLRTPLYKGVPRLETRCYISSYEEDPSHSKVLLNFAKLDFNILQKMHQKELADITKWWKKSDFATKVPYARDRVVEAYFWPLAMSYEPKYSFSRKMVGKLVTCISLLDDTYDAYGTVEELEIFTQAIERWDFSLIQSLPECMKVVFKTVVELWDEIEMMLIENGKSNLVLQYIKQAFYKLARSYLVETKWCNEGFIPTYDEYKANGLISSTIPLSIISFNGLGEFSNKELLDWIFSDPTIVNAVSAIGRLADDVSSHKFEQQRVHVASAVECCMKQYNISQEEAYKLINKDIEDYWMDINEECLKLDRIPRTVLDCILNVARVTEFTYENYEDKYTNAELLKDYVVALLVDPISIEQHE, via the exons ATGACTCTTGCAGCTCCCAGTCCAACACATGCTGATATTACACGACCTTGTGTGAATTTTCCTCCTAGCATTTGGGGGGATGTTTTCCTTCAATATGATTCAGAATCACTG GAAATCAATATGAAGAAACAGatacaaattgaaaaagaggAAGTGAGGAAGATTTTTCTATCTTCCAAGAATGACATTGCACAAAAACTAAACTTCATCGACTCATTGCAACGTTTGGGAATATCGTATCATTTTGAACGTGAAATGGATGAAACATTAGAACAAATCCACAATTCTTTCACAAACAATAAGGAAATAACTTCAACAGAAGGTGGCCTTCACTTTCTCGCCTTAGCATTTCGTTTGCTTAGGCAAAAAGGACATCACATTTCATCAG atatatttaaaaagttcAAGAACAATAAAGGGAACTTCAATGAAAAGGTTTCCAAAGATGTTCAAGGAATGTGGAGCTTGTATGAAGCGACTCATTTAAAGATTCGCGGAGAAGATATATTAGATGAAGCATTTGATTTCGCACACGCTCAACTTAATTCCAAAACTACTAATCAATTGAGTCCTTTTCTTTATGCACAGATAAGTCAATGCTTAAGGACTCCTCTATACAAGGGAGTTCCTAGGTTGGAGACAAGGTGTTACATTTCTTCCTACGAAGAAGATCCTTCCCATAGTAAAGTTCTTCTAAACTTCGCAAAATTAGATTTCAATATTCTACAGAAAATGCACCAAAAAGAACTTGCCGATATCACCAA GTGGTGGAAAAAATCAGACTTTGCGACAAAGGTCCCTTACGCAAGGGATAGAGTGGTCGAAGCTTACTTTTGGCCTTTAGCCATGTCCTATGAACCTAAATATAGCTTTTCAAGAAAGATGGTGGGGAAATTAGTAACATGTATTTCTCTTCTAGATGATACTTACGATGCCTACGGCACAGTTGAAGAGCTCGAAATCTTCACACAAGCAATCGAAAG GTGGGATTTTAGTCTCATTCAATCCCTTCCAGAATGCATGAAAGTGGTATTTAAGACAGTTGTGGAACTGTGGGATGAAATTGAGATGATGTTAATAGAGAATGGAAAGTCAAATTTGGTGCTGCAATATATTAAACAAGCT TTTTATAAATTGGCAAGATCTTACTTGGTTGAAACAAAATGGTGCAATGAAGGATTTATACCAACATATGATGAATACAAGGCTAATGGACTTATATCTTCTACAATCCCACTTTCAATAATATCTTTTAATGGACTTGGAGAATTTTCAAACAAAGAGTTGCTTGATTGGATTTTCAGTGATCCGACAATTGTCAATGCTGTATCGGCTATTGGCAGACTTGCGGATGACGTATCCTCACATAAG TTTGAGCAGCAAAGAGTGCATGTTGCTTCAGCAGTTGAATGCTGCATGAAGCAATATAACATTTCACAAGAAGAGGCCTATAAACTTATTAACAAGGACATTGAAGATTATTGGATGGATATAAATGAAGAGTGCCTCAAGTTAGACAGAATCCCGAGGACCGTGCTTGATTGTATTCTTAACGTGGCACGAGTAACTGAGTTCACTTACGAAAACTACGAGGATAAATACACAAATGCAGAACTGTTGAAAGATTATGTTGTTGCACTTCTCGTAGATCCAATAAGCATCGAGCAACACGAGTAG